In Halobacteriovorax sp. DA5, a genomic segment contains:
- a CDS encoding LysE family translocator, with product MSTTNLYALLAFAFVSAITPGPNNILLMASGANHGFKRTVPHMLGVYFGFIFMIAVIGFGVSDIFKTYPGIQKIMQMACGTYLALLAFKIAFSTFAKEEAQIKKPMSFIEAAMFQWINPKAWTMALSAVAIYTNGNTLGVVAVILAYSLVDIPAISVWVFAGLKLKSFLEKGYRLAIFNIILAVLLFGSLFPVLVLK from the coding sequence ATGAGCACGACAAATCTATACGCACTTTTAGCTTTTGCCTTTGTTTCCGCCATAACGCCGGGACCAAATAATATTCTTCTAATGGCCTCTGGGGCCAATCATGGTTTTAAGAGAACCGTCCCTCATATGCTTGGGGTTTACTTTGGTTTTATCTTCATGATTGCGGTAATTGGTTTTGGAGTTTCGGATATTTTTAAAACTTATCCAGGCATTCAAAAAATTATGCAGATGGCATGTGGTACTTATTTAGCATTACTTGCATTTAAAATTGCATTTAGTACTTTTGCAAAGGAAGAAGCACAGATTAAAAAACCAATGTCGTTCATTGAAGCGGCGATGTTTCAGTGGATTAATCCAAAGGCTTGGACAATGGCGCTATCAGCTGTAGCCATTTATACAAATGGTAATACATTAGGTGTTGTTGCAGTTATTCTTGCTTATAGTCTTGTTGATATTCCGGCAATTTCTGTTTGGGTCTTTGCAGGTTTAAAGCTTAAGTCTTTTCTTGAGAAAGGGTATCGTCTTGCCATTTTTAATATTATTTTGGCCGTGCTACTTTTTGGTTCTTTATTTCCAGTTTTAGTTTTGAAGTAA
- a CDS encoding HD-GYP domain-containing protein codes for MDSNSKTVYFTIDFHLVVREKPLLYNIYINSSTIKGKDHYVKIVRPGEVLTDDDVEGFKKYQGIHVLESERGLYLQSLAEDENIESIDKVSVIKDSAVKHLDDIFNPGKEFNTEILGEALDGCHDSMKAMVDVIKDYDINSLKKLIGDLSFHDFYTYDHSINVSMYSVLIYKQLKPKASEADLVAIGLGGLLHDLGKTKISTEILNKTGNLTDEEFAQIKKHPELGVELFREANPEFPGLKKESIEKVIIEHHENIDGSGYPKGIKGEDHHIFSKVVSIADFFDAITTKRSYSQALPIEDALEIMKRTVGKKIDSEIFDFFVKKVSKVILTGKTMIELPVDFNTEIAHAELPIQKVQPKKLGENFTKADDNPNKITK; via the coding sequence ATGGATAGCAACTCAAAAACAGTTTATTTTACGATCGACTTTCACCTCGTTGTTCGAGAAAAGCCGCTTCTATACAATATCTACATCAACTCTTCTACGATCAAAGGCAAGGATCACTATGTTAAAATAGTGCGACCTGGAGAAGTTCTCACCGATGATGATGTAGAAGGTTTTAAAAAGTATCAAGGGATACATGTTCTTGAATCTGAGCGTGGGCTCTACCTTCAGTCTCTGGCCGAAGATGAGAACATAGAGTCGATTGATAAGGTTTCTGTTATCAAAGATTCAGCCGTGAAGCACCTTGATGATATTTTCAATCCAGGGAAAGAATTCAATACAGAAATTCTTGGTGAAGCACTCGATGGTTGTCATGATTCAATGAAGGCAATGGTCGATGTTATCAAAGACTATGATATTAATAGCCTAAAAAAACTAATTGGTGATTTATCATTCCATGATTTTTACACTTACGACCATTCTATTAATGTAAGTATGTACAGTGTTTTAATTTATAAACAATTAAAACCTAAGGCAAGTGAAGCTGATCTCGTTGCGATTGGACTTGGTGGCCTTTTACATGATCTAGGCAAAACAAAAATTTCGACAGAAATATTAAATAAAACAGGCAATCTTACTGATGAAGAATTTGCACAAATAAAAAAGCATCCTGAGCTTGGTGTTGAACTATTTAGAGAGGCAAACCCTGAGTTTCCTGGACTTAAAAAAGAGTCTATTGAAAAAGTAATTATTGAACATCATGAGAATATTGATGGCTCTGGTTACCCAAAAGGAATCAAGGGAGAAGATCATCATATCTTCTCAAAAGTCGTTTCTATCGCCGATTTCTTTGATGCCATCACGACGAAACGATCTTATTCACAGGCACTTCCAATAGAAGATGCTCTAGAAATTATGAAACGAACTGTTGGGAAAAAAATTGATTCAGAAATATTTGATTTCTTCGTTAAGAAAGTTTCTAAGGTCATCCTTACAGGAAAGACAATGATCGAACTACCGGTCGATTTTAATACAGAGATTGCACACGCAGAGCTTCCAATTCAAAAAGTTCAGCCTAAAAAACTTGGTGAGAATTTTACGAAAGCAGATGATAACCCAAATAAAATAACAAAATAA
- the smc gene encoding chromosome segregation protein SMC, with protein sequence MQLKRLIIQGFKSFKDRTIINFDDGITGIVGPNGCGKSNIVDALFWIMGEQSAKHLRGNSMKDLIFAGSSKYNPAAWAEATLVLENTHGKHIHIGGKVANPSEIQLTRKLYRNGDTEYRINGEPARLKDIQEVFMDTGAGAKSYSIIAQGEINRLVQAKPVERRTMIEEVAGITKFKVRKKESMRKIEATEQNLNRLNDLTIEIEKNLKSLQKQAEKAERARTLKDKIKRTEISVVAHKVFEDLRELRDGGNELLEKKANLEAWSMKKDSLEISLEEERFEREEKTARIDESQKERNEVSNKLAAAEERLNALCKSLTDKEEQLEQRQKEIDELAQEIEERLLKKEEIETEINDVITSSKEDYDYEAASEKLETLKSELEDRQAQISELEEELSIKKEELVKMDQQAFQNNSKLEEYAATLQDLATEIEAIEKQYSGVSSELAKERDDVMAAKNLVEELTESEVTLKETVNELTQKDRDLETELKNLTKEQITKQSRLSSLKEIRSSLEGAKEGVSKFLSEVDSDKYTVLGNIIKCDDKYTKAVTALLGEFLESLVTSESDLSLLKNWVTENDENALEILLADKSADVISAEARERIQVKLGVELTTLSDIIELPEEYKAKLTPYLSSLFIVESLDLDKVVSLESSISFGGISDISGNIQVRNRQNATVLHVKGSGEQGQSAIERNNTIEALENELVSLNEKVANLEEAVTASNELLRNKVDELENARLTLSEARADFAAKNSALESKLASMESGNTRLEILKNRKDETSKLRLAILEKEESFNKDKSEVEEAIADISERVQDLRDSYNEMNEVYEADREVYVSKQVEAKTFEQRVNSLRSQSEDIEKQIEKQNLRKESNSELITKLEGELENMQVEIEELEISNNEKADILASKDEVLSIMKDEFSELLLAMQEREDQVKELSKNINKADKEVAEKEVRLERCLNEEEENVRNIFEKYRVDLRESLGRYLEYTETDFEKLNDVSTMYFMETENGPKEIEKESYEFVRKYGQDLKDQGFKLKNYKSEFGRLGEINWQAIEDYDRQKLRYDFLKVQEVELRKSLEDLQNAIDHIDEKSKERFKIAFEEVDTRFRKVFPIIFGGGEARLEIVGDIDDAECGVDIIAKPPGKKMQNINLMSGGEKAMTAVSLIFSIFLVKPSPFCLLDEVDAPLDDANVGRFNELLREMSAESQFILITHNKKTMELNDTLYGVTMQEPGVSKAVSVQLQ encoded by the coding sequence GTGCAACTGAAAAGACTAATTATCCAGGGCTTTAAATCCTTTAAAGATCGTACAATTATTAACTTTGACGATGGTATTACAGGGATCGTTGGGCCAAACGGATGTGGTAAATCGAATATTGTTGACGCCTTATTTTGGATTATGGGTGAGCAATCAGCTAAACACCTAAGAGGGAATTCAATGAAGGACCTTATTTTTGCTGGTTCTTCAAAATATAATCCTGCTGCATGGGCCGAGGCAACACTTGTCCTTGAGAATACTCATGGAAAGCATATCCACATCGGTGGGAAAGTTGCAAATCCTTCAGAGATTCAATTAACAAGAAAGCTTTATAGAAACGGTGATACTGAATATCGTATCAACGGTGAGCCGGCTCGTTTGAAAGATATCCAAGAAGTATTTATGGATACAGGTGCTGGTGCAAAGTCATACTCAATTATTGCCCAAGGGGAAATCAATAGACTTGTACAAGCAAAACCTGTTGAGCGTCGTACAATGATTGAAGAGGTTGCCGGTATTACGAAATTTAAAGTTCGTAAGAAAGAATCAATGAGAAAGATTGAGGCAACTGAGCAAAACCTTAACCGTCTAAACGATCTAACAATTGAAATTGAAAAGAACTTAAAGTCTCTTCAAAAACAAGCTGAAAAAGCTGAAAGAGCGCGTACGCTTAAGGATAAAATTAAACGTACTGAAATCTCTGTTGTTGCACATAAAGTATTCGAAGATCTTCGTGAGCTTCGCGATGGAGGTAATGAGCTTCTTGAGAAGAAAGCAAATCTTGAAGCTTGGAGCATGAAAAAAGATTCTCTTGAGATCTCTCTTGAAGAAGAGCGTTTTGAAAGAGAAGAAAAGACTGCAAGAATTGATGAGTCTCAAAAAGAAAGAAATGAAGTTTCAAATAAATTAGCTGCTGCTGAAGAAAGACTGAATGCACTTTGTAAGTCTTTAACTGATAAAGAAGAGCAACTAGAGCAAAGACAAAAAGAGATTGATGAACTAGCTCAAGAGATCGAAGAAAGACTTCTTAAAAAAGAAGAAATTGAAACTGAAATCAACGATGTTATCACTTCTTCAAAAGAAGATTACGATTATGAAGCAGCAAGCGAGAAGCTTGAAACTTTAAAGTCTGAGCTAGAAGATAGACAAGCGCAAATTAGTGAGCTTGAAGAAGAGCTATCAATTAAGAAAGAAGAGCTTGTTAAAATGGATCAACAAGCTTTCCAAAATAATTCAAAACTTGAAGAATATGCTGCAACTCTTCAAGACCTTGCGACTGAAATTGAAGCAATTGAAAAACAATATTCAGGTGTTTCAAGTGAACTTGCGAAGGAAAGAGATGATGTTATGGCCGCTAAGAATTTAGTGGAAGAGTTAACTGAATCAGAAGTTACACTTAAGGAAACGGTAAACGAGCTGACGCAAAAAGATCGTGATCTTGAAACAGAACTTAAGAATTTAACAAAAGAACAAATTACTAAGCAATCAAGACTATCTTCATTAAAAGAAATTCGCTCTTCACTTGAAGGAGCTAAAGAGGGTGTTTCTAAATTTTTAAGTGAAGTAGATTCTGATAAATATACTGTACTTGGTAATATTATTAAATGTGACGATAAGTACACTAAGGCCGTAACAGCACTTCTTGGAGAGTTCTTAGAGTCTCTAGTTACTTCTGAGAGTGATCTTTCACTTCTTAAAAATTGGGTAACTGAAAATGATGAGAATGCACTTGAGATCTTACTTGCAGATAAGTCTGCAGATGTAATTTCTGCTGAGGCACGTGAAAGAATTCAAGTAAAGCTTGGGGTAGAATTAACGACTCTAAGTGATATCATTGAACTTCCAGAAGAATATAAAGCTAAACTAACTCCATATTTATCAAGCCTATTTATTGTTGAAAGCCTTGATCTTGATAAAGTTGTTTCACTAGAGAGTTCAATCTCTTTTGGTGGAATCTCTGATATCAGTGGAAATATTCAAGTACGTAATCGCCAAAATGCAACAGTTCTTCATGTAAAAGGATCTGGTGAACAAGGGCAAAGTGCAATTGAAAGAAATAACACAATTGAAGCACTTGAAAACGAATTAGTAAGTCTTAATGAAAAAGTAGCAAACCTTGAAGAAGCCGTTACAGCTTCAAATGAATTACTAAGAAATAAAGTAGATGAGCTAGAGAATGCTCGTCTTACACTAAGTGAAGCTCGTGCCGATTTCGCTGCTAAAAACTCAGCTCTTGAGTCTAAGCTAGCATCTATGGAATCTGGTAACACGAGACTTGAAATTCTAAAGAATCGTAAAGATGAAACTTCAAAGCTAAGACTAGCTATTCTAGAAAAAGAAGAATCTTTTAATAAAGATAAGTCTGAGGTTGAAGAGGCAATTGCTGATATTAGTGAAAGAGTTCAAGACCTTCGCGATAGTTATAATGAAATGAATGAAGTTTATGAAGCAGACCGTGAGGTTTATGTTTCTAAGCAAGTTGAAGCAAAAACTTTTGAGCAACGTGTGAATTCACTACGTTCTCAATCAGAAGATATTGAAAAGCAAATCGAAAAACAAAACCTTCGTAAAGAATCAAACTCTGAGCTTATCACTAAGCTAGAGGGTGAGCTTGAAAATATGCAGGTTGAAATCGAAGAACTTGAAATTTCAAATAACGAAAAAGCCGATATCCTTGCAAGCAAAGATGAAGTTCTTAGTATTATGAAAGATGAGTTTTCTGAACTTCTACTTGCAATGCAAGAAAGAGAAGATCAGGTTAAAGAACTTTCTAAAAATATCAATAAGGCCGATAAAGAGGTTGCTGAAAAAGAAGTACGCCTTGAAAGATGTCTTAATGAAGAAGAAGAGAATGTTCGTAATATCTTCGAAAAATACCGTGTTGATCTACGCGAATCTCTTGGACGCTACCTTGAGTATACTGAAACTGATTTTGAAAAACTTAATGATGTTTCAACAATGTACTTTATGGAAACAGAAAATGGTCCAAAAGAAATTGAAAAAGAATCATATGAATTTGTTCGTAAGTATGGCCAAGATCTTAAAGATCAAGGATTTAAACTTAAGAACTACAAGTCTGAATTTGGTCGCCTAGGTGAAATCAACTGGCAAGCAATTGAAGACTACGATAGACAAAAACTTCGTTATGACTTCTTAAAAGTTCAAGAAGTTGAACTTAGAAAGTCTCTTGAAGACCTTCAAAATGCAATTGATCATATCGATGAAAAATCAAAAGAAAGATTTAAAATCGCTTTTGAAGAAGTTGATACGAGATTTAGAAAAGTATTCCCAATTATCTTTGGTGGAGGGGAAGCACGTCTAGAAATCGTTGGTGATATTGATGATGCTGAATGTGGTGTTGATATTATTGCTAAGCCACCAGGAAAGAAAATGCAGAATATTAACCTAATGTCTGGTGGTGAAAAGGCCATGACTGCGGTTTCTCTAATCTTCTCGATCTTCCTAGTTAAGCCATCTCCTTTCTGTCTACTGGATGAGGTTGATGCTCCACTTGATGATGCAAACGTTGGTCGTTTTAATGAACTTCTTCGTGAAATGAGTGCTGAATCACAGTTCATTCTTATTACACACAATAAGAAAACAATGGAGCTAAATGATACACTTTATGGTGTAACAATGCAGGAGCCTGGTGTTTCAAAGGCAGTTTCGGTACAATTACAGTAA
- a CDS encoding outer membrane lipoprotein carrier protein LolA: MKKLLPILMISNMALGFVPRSFSTQYKQIVKNQLTGTPKESTGRFDYEYPGKLRLEQKGSDALVYVTNEKTTWISRDGFMPGDPAEIIIHKGSDKGLSNFFDLLKNGLKSNKNYKVKDGDNYSVLVFSETSVKSTGVVETKLTFKKGKKEFSNITSIDINYADGKVVKLELSNVKNESFQAKHFILNVPKNANVSYQ; this comes from the coding sequence ATGAAAAAGCTACTACCTATTTTAATGATTTCAAATATGGCCTTGGGATTTGTCCCAAGGTCTTTTTCTACTCAATATAAGCAAATTGTAAAAAATCAGCTTACTGGTACTCCAAAAGAGTCAACAGGAAGATTTGATTATGAATACCCTGGTAAGCTTAGGCTTGAACAAAAGGGTTCAGATGCTCTTGTCTATGTGACAAATGAGAAAACGACTTGGATTAGTCGAGATGGCTTCATGCCTGGTGATCCAGCAGAAATTATTATTCACAAGGGTAGTGATAAAGGTCTTTCAAACTTCTTTGATTTACTAAAGAATGGCCTTAAATCAAATAAGAATTATAAAGTTAAAGACGGTGATAATTATAGTGTACTTGTTTTTTCTGAGACTTCAGTTAAGTCGACAGGCGTTGTCGAAACAAAGCTGACTTTTAAGAAAGGGAAAAAAGAGTTCTCTAATATTACTTCAATTGACATTAATTATGCTGATGGAAAAGTTGTTAAGCTTGAGCTTAGCAACGTTAAGAACGAAAGCTTTCAAGCAAAGCACTTCATCCTTAACGTTCCAAAGAATGCTAATGTGTCATATCAATAA
- a CDS encoding lytic transglycosylase domain-containing protein, which produces MRFTLLTIFILALSCTNLSRPPKTKPQDGALTNLLSKISKNNSVSCNEYQKFLHTQFPLSPWLRANYHKNCTKSIQELSEEYKNTEAYPYWAREELIDAIISKTYYTDVYASAVLNKVDYLNTKGEVERLLLDAMKKFEDGSQQQERIYQKLIDVSPRFIKEPERENYLDVAKSFEQDRQFVKAREYYKKIIRDKDTVKEEKVEAWFRLANSYKRERKNDSFRDNIRSLVLYLQKNRESQELKEKHAEYTIRLARIYWTEDKLQRAVRVLRNLLLFKEVPTEYVVTTYYTIGGIFEDLRKYDRSIKFYKKAYAAVEGKHEHLESIVWNVAWTNYKAGNYEEMIQWFDRFEEKNDEPNYRFLYWKFVGLKKLNRFDEAQKLLLRIQKEDQFGYYGQIAHMNHTKLKHIDYREKFDISIDELAWAVYLGNTDLAKKIIDSNDKVSFSDLYAAKYYNIMIFKFFREDSKTQEKILKEDPQFAFPLAFKKEFLENNRSKTVTTPLLMSIARQESAFNQYARSPADAFGLLQLIPEQGKRLSRRYKIPYEGYEDLYNPNINITFSSLLLNELMKRRDNNFIDFVASYNAGGTPIKRWRSRIILPDLEFIEEIPYKETRKYVKLVARNYLIYSRLLSNEPLTLKENFFRGGFIDMTH; this is translated from the coding sequence ATGAGATTTACCTTACTAACTATATTTATTTTGGCCTTGTCTTGTACGAATTTATCAAGACCTCCTAAAACGAAACCACAAGATGGTGCTCTAACAAACTTACTTTCTAAAATTAGTAAGAATAATTCTGTTAGTTGTAACGAGTACCAAAAATTCTTGCATACACAATTTCCATTGTCCCCATGGTTAAGGGCCAATTATCACAAGAATTGTACTAAGAGCATTCAAGAATTAAGTGAAGAGTATAAAAATACTGAAGCGTATCCGTATTGGGCAAGAGAAGAACTAATTGATGCAATTATTTCAAAAACTTACTACACAGATGTCTATGCTAGTGCTGTCTTAAATAAGGTGGATTACCTCAATACTAAAGGTGAAGTTGAAAGGCTCTTACTTGATGCCATGAAGAAATTCGAAGATGGTAGTCAACAACAAGAACGAATCTATCAAAAATTAATTGATGTCTCTCCTCGCTTCATAAAAGAGCCGGAGCGAGAAAATTATTTAGATGTAGCCAAAAGCTTTGAACAAGATCGACAGTTTGTTAAGGCCCGTGAATATTACAAAAAAATAATTCGCGACAAAGATACTGTAAAAGAAGAAAAAGTTGAAGCTTGGTTTAGACTTGCAAACTCATATAAAAGGGAAAGAAAAAACGATAGCTTTAGAGACAATATTAGAAGCCTAGTTCTTTACCTTCAAAAAAACAGAGAAAGCCAAGAGCTAAAAGAAAAACATGCTGAATACACTATTAGGCTTGCTCGAATCTATTGGACAGAAGACAAATTACAAAGGGCGGTAAGAGTTCTAAGGAACCTCCTTCTCTTTAAGGAAGTCCCAACGGAGTATGTCGTTACAACTTACTACACGATTGGTGGTATTTTTGAGGATCTTAGAAAGTATGATCGCTCCATAAAATTCTATAAGAAGGCTTATGCTGCTGTTGAAGGAAAGCATGAACACCTTGAAAGTATTGTGTGGAATGTTGCCTGGACAAACTACAAGGCGGGCAACTATGAAGAAATGATTCAATGGTTTGATCGTTTTGAAGAAAAAAATGATGAGCCAAACTACCGATTTCTTTATTGGAAATTTGTTGGCCTAAAGAAGCTTAACCGCTTCGACGAAGCACAAAAACTTTTACTTAGAATTCAAAAAGAAGATCAATTTGGATACTATGGCCAAATTGCTCACATGAATCACACAAAACTTAAGCATATTGATTACAGAGAAAAGTTTGATATCTCGATTGATGAGCTTGCTTGGGCCGTTTATCTTGGTAACACAGACCTTGCGAAAAAAATTATTGATAGTAATGATAAGGTTAGCTTTAGTGACCTTTACGCTGCAAAATACTACAATATTATGATCTTTAAATTCTTCAGAGAAGATTCTAAGACGCAAGAAAAAATCTTAAAAGAAGATCCACAATTTGCCTTTCCTCTAGCGTTTAAAAAAGAGTTTCTTGAAAATAATAGATCTAAAACAGTAACGACACCACTACTGATGAGCATCGCTCGTCAAGAGTCTGCTTTTAATCAGTATGCGCGCTCACCTGCCGATGCTTTTGGACTACTTCAATTAATTCCAGAGCAAGGAAAGAGACTTTCTCGTCGCTACAAAATTCCATATGAAGGATATGAAGACTTATATAATCCTAATATTAATATTACTTTTTCAAGTCTCTTGTTAAATGAGCTTATGAAGAGAAGGGATAATAACTTTATCGACTTTGTTGCGAGCTATAATGCTGGAGGTACTCCTATTAAAAGATGGAGAAGTCGAATCATCCTTCCGGACTTAGAGTTTATTGAAGAAATTCCGTATAAAGAAACAAGAAAGTACGTAAAGTTAGTCGCACGAAACTACTTGATCTACTCTCGTCTTCTGAGCAATGAACCATTAACGCTAAAAGAAAATTTCTTTCGTGGTGGCTTTATTGATATGACACATTAG
- the rimO gene encoding 30S ribosomal protein S12 methylthiotransferase RimO, translated as MSEISSQVNQKFNDRTVYFTSLGCSKNLVDAQVMLGHMGLNGFKVVTEPQDSEVIVVNTCSFIEAAKQESIEMILDLADYKDEEVGNCKALVVSGCMAQRYSDELEKSLPEVDMFIGTGEYNKIVPLLTALENNKLEKKSFVEVPRFIHTEFDPRLNTSPFYTAWLKISEGCNRNCTFCIIPTLRGRLRSRTVESLVEEAKQLSSTGVRELNLISQDLSDYGVDLSDENNLFELLSGLETVDGVDWVRLFYFYPDELTDEVIEKMATSSKVCKYLDMPVQHFSDYVLKRMNRKITGEKIMERITKLRERIPGIVLRTSIIVGFPGESEEDFEKLLEGIKQARFNHLGIFRYSDEEGTPAYRLKDKNSQEVIDDRFDRLYEVQKEIARELNQEFLGETVEVLVEGTHEDTDLLIVGRHFGQAPDIDGKVIINDLNERDLKIGDLVKVEITDVLDFDLVGRVI; from the coding sequence ATGTCTGAGATTTCATCTCAAGTTAACCAAAAATTTAATGACCGCACGGTTTATTTTACTTCACTAGGGTGTTCAAAGAACCTCGTTGATGCACAGGTTATGCTCGGGCATATGGGACTAAATGGTTTTAAAGTTGTAACAGAGCCTCAAGATTCTGAGGTTATTGTTGTAAATACATGCTCATTCATTGAAGCAGCTAAGCAAGAATCTATTGAGATGATTCTTGATCTTGCAGACTATAAAGATGAGGAAGTTGGTAATTGTAAGGCACTGGTTGTTTCTGGTTGTATGGCCCAGAGATATTCAGATGAACTTGAAAAGAGCTTGCCTGAAGTTGATATGTTCATTGGAACTGGTGAATACAATAAAATCGTTCCACTTTTAACTGCTCTTGAAAATAATAAATTAGAGAAGAAGTCATTTGTTGAAGTTCCTAGATTTATTCATACTGAATTTGATCCAAGACTTAATACTTCTCCATTCTATACGGCATGGTTAAAGATCTCTGAAGGTTGTAATAGAAATTGTACTTTCTGTATTATTCCAACTCTTCGTGGACGTCTAAGATCTCGTACTGTTGAATCTCTTGTTGAGGAAGCAAAGCAATTGTCTTCAACTGGTGTTAGAGAGCTAAATCTTATTTCTCAAGATCTTTCTGATTATGGAGTCGATCTGAGTGATGAAAATAATCTATTCGAACTTCTATCAGGTCTTGAGACTGTTGATGGAGTAGATTGGGTACGTTTATTCTACTTCTATCCAGATGAACTTACTGATGAAGTTATTGAAAAAATGGCAACTTCTTCGAAAGTATGTAAATACCTTGATATGCCGGTTCAACATTTCTCAGATTATGTACTAAAGCGTATGAATAGAAAGATTACTGGTGAGAAAATCATGGAGCGTATCACTAAGCTTCGTGAAAGAATCCCTGGAATTGTTCTTAGAACTTCAATCATCGTTGGATTCCCTGGTGAATCTGAAGAGGACTTTGAAAAATTACTTGAAGGTATCAAGCAAGCACGTTTCAACCACCTTGGTATCTTTAGATACTCAGATGAAGAAGGAACACCTGCTTACCGTTTAAAAGATAAAAATTCGCAAGAAGTAATTGATGATCGTTTTGATCGTCTTTATGAAGTTCAAAAAGAAATCGCTAGAGAATTAAATCAAGAATTCCTAGGTGAAACTGTTGAAGTTCTTGTTGAAGGAACTCACGAAGATACTGATCTTCTAATTGTTGGTCGCCATTTTGGTCAGGCACCTGATATCGATGGTAAGGTTATTATCAATGACTTAAATGAGAGAGATTTAAAAATCGGTGACCTCGTTAAAGTTGAGATCACCGATGTATTAGATTTTGATTTAGTTGGACGTGTAATTTAG
- the epmA gene encoding EF-P lysine aminoacylase EpmA, producing MKMTNKIKLFHLQQAIRNFFNKDGFMDVLTPPIVENPGMEVHIHPFAIHSVHQNITHDLFLHTSPEFHMKELLQEGLEKVFTMSYCFRDEPNSSTHRKQFIMLEWYRANENYKKIMEDTIDLYRFCHEYLKSKGVRVIELNDKIKKATVQEIFLEVLNIDILELMDRNELYHLIDKKFSKISLSGNKEDYAWDDLFFLLMYNYIEPEMEKYEFLMLYEFPAPLRALSTIKEDDSRVCERFEVYCRGIEICNCFNELTDLNEQTLRFEKDAALKQDLYKYNLPWPKRFLKQLENGLPRSAGIALGVERLLMSLTGMEEDAFFD from the coding sequence ATGAAAATGACAAATAAGATCAAACTATTTCATCTACAACAAGCAATTCGAAACTTTTTCAATAAAGATGGTTTTATGGATGTGCTAACGCCACCAATTGTTGAAAATCCAGGAATGGAAGTTCATATTCATCCCTTTGCAATTCACTCTGTGCATCAAAATATAACTCATGACCTCTTTCTACATACTTCTCCAGAATTTCATATGAAGGAGCTACTTCAAGAGGGCCTAGAAAAAGTTTTTACAATGAGCTACTGCTTTCGTGATGAGCCAAATAGCTCAACTCACAGAAAACAATTCATCATGCTCGAATGGTATCGTGCCAATGAGAATTATAAAAAAATCATGGAAGATACAATAGACCTATATCGATTTTGCCACGAATACCTAAAGTCTAAAGGTGTTAGAGTTATCGAGTTAAATGACAAGATAAAGAAAGCAACTGTTCAAGAAATATTTTTAGAAGTTCTTAACATTGATATTTTAGAACTTATGGATCGCAATGAACTTTATCATTTAATTGATAAGAAATTTTCAAAAATTAGCTTATCAGGTAATAAAGAAGATTACGCATGGGACGACCTCTTTTTTCTCCTTATGTATAATTATATTGAGCCTGAAATGGAAAAGTATGAATTTCTTATGCTCTATGAATTTCCGGCTCCACTTAGAGCACTCTCTACCATTAAAGAGGATGACTCAAGAGTATGTGAAAGATTTGAAGTTTACTGTCGTGGAATAGAGATTTGCAATTGCTTCAATGAGCTTACTGACTTAAATGAGCAAACTTTACGTTTTGAGAAAGATGCAGCATTAAAACAGGATCTTTATAAATACAATCTTCCTTGGCCTAAGAGATTTTTAAAGCAATTAGAAAACGGTTTACCAAGAAGTGCTGGCATAGCACTAGGAGTAGAGCGCCTTCTAATGTCCTTAACAGGAATGGAAGAAGACGCATTCTTTGATTAA